The stretch of DNA GAGATTCTTGATTCTCGGCCTCTTCGATTTCTTAAAATGTTCCGATACGGGTGATTGGCCAGAAGCGGAATTTAGCTTCCCCTGTGATATCTTTTGCTTTAAAAGTACCTACGTGGCGGCTGTCGCTCGAAACCAAGCGGTCATCTCCGAGGAGAAGGTATTCTCCTTCTGGAACAGTAAAGCTGAAGTTGGTATTGTAGTTGACATCAACTGTGAAGGCTTGAGCTTTTTGAGCGATACTTCTAAAGAAAGTTCCTTTATTTCCTTCAAATCCCTTGCCTGAGTAGGTGCTTTGGAGTTTATCATCCTTGAAACGTTTGATATAGTCAGCTAGGTAAGGTTCGTCCGTCTCTTTGTCATTGATGTAAAGTTTATCGTTTTCGTAACGGATGGTGTCGCCAGGCATTCCAATCACGCGCTTAACGATATCCTTATTGCCATCTTCCTCATGAGCCACCACGATATCAAAACGGTCAATAGGGAGGTGTTTGACAACAAAGAGGATTTCGCCATCCGCTAGGGTAGGATCCATGGAATGTCCTTCTACGCGGACATTACTCCAAAAAAAGATACGGCTTAAAGCTAATAATGACAGAATCAGGAGGAACAATCCCCACTCTTTTAGGAAATTTTTAAATGAATTCATAATTTACCTTTCTAAGCGTTTTTTCGCTTTTTCAGTATTTTTAAAGTGCAGTTTGGCACAGAAGTTGAGTCCCTGCATACCATAGGCTTGCAAAATCTGGCTAGCCACCTTATCAGAAGCCGTTCCAGCTCCACTTGGAAGTTGATAGCCCAGTTCTCGTCCCAGATTTTCAAGATTTTCCAGAAAGAGATCACGCGCAATGACAGAAGAAACTGCGATAGCCAAGTATTTGCCCTCGGCCTTTTCTTCTAGGCTAATAGGATTGCTGAAACGATTGGCCTCTTGTGTCAAGTACTTGTCATAATTTTTAGCACTGGTAAAGGCATCAATCACAATTTTCTCAGGCTGAACACCTTTTTGAAGGAGGAGATAGATAGCCTGATTATGGAGGGCAACCTTAACCGAAACCGCATTGTAGCGATCTCCGATGACCTCGTTGTACTTGCTTGGTGAGAGAAGGAGTGCCTGGTGCTGGATTTTTTCCTTGAGAATAGGAGCAATCTGACGGATCTTTTGGTCGGTCAGAGTCTTGGAATCCCCCACACCGAGTTTTCGTAAGAAGTCGTGCTGGTCAGGTGTGACAAAGGAAGCCACAACTGCAAGTCCACCAAAGTAGGAACCATTTCCCACCTCATCTGTCCCAATCAAAGGAAGATTTTGTCCGCTGATTTCCTCTGCAAGCTGATAGCCAAAGAAACTGGCGTATTTCTCAGCCCCTTCACCCTGAAGCAAGATCTTTCCAGAAGTATAGATAGAAGCCGTTGCCTGAGGTAGTTTCAAAAAGTAGCGGATATAGGGATTCTTACTAGGAGTCAGACTGCTTTGATAGTGTTCAAGAAAAGCCTGAATCTCCTTTTCGCTTGGTGTGAGTGTTATACTTGCCATAGTTTCTATTGTACCACAAAAGCAGGCAAATTTGTAAAAACTGACAAAGTTAGCGAATTTTGGTATAATATCGTGAGGTGAATTTTATGGCAAATCTAAATCGATTCAAATTTACATTCGGGAAAAAATCATTAACCTTGACAACCGAGCACGATAACCTCTTTATGGAGGAAATCGCCAAGGTTGCGACAGAAAAATACCAAGCAATTAAAGAACAAATGCCTAGTGCAGACGATGAAACGATCGCTCTTTTGTTGGCAGTCAACTGTTTGTCAACTCAGCTCAGCCGTGAGATTG from Streptococcus mitis encodes:
- the lepB gene encoding signal peptidase I, producing MNSFKNFLKEWGLFLLILSLLALSRIFFWSNVRVEGHSMDPTLADGEILFVVKHLPIDRFDIVVAHEEDGNKDIVKRVIGMPGDTIRYENDKLYINDKETDEPYLADYIKRFKDDKLQSTYSGKGFEGNKGTFFRSIAQKAQAFTVDVNYNTNFSFTVPEGEYLLLGDDRLVSSDSRHVGTFKAKDITGEAKFRFWPITRIGTF
- the rnhC gene encoding ribonuclease HIII gives rise to the protein MASITLTPSEKEIQAFLEHYQSSLTPSKNPYIRYFLKLPQATASIYTSGKILLQGEGAEKYASFFGYQLAEEISGQNLPLIGTDEVGNGSYFGGLAVVASFVTPDQHDFLRKLGVGDSKTLTDQKIRQIAPILKEKIQHQALLLSPSKYNEVIGDRYNAVSVKVALHNQAIYLLLQKGVQPEKIVIDAFTSAKNYDKYLTQEANRFSNPISLEEKAEGKYLAIAVSSVIARDLFLENLENLGRELGYQLPSGAGTASDKVASQILQAYGMQGLNFCAKLHFKNTEKAKKRLER
- the zapA gene encoding cell division protein ZapA, with translation MANLNRFKFTFGKKSLTLTTEHDNLFMEEIAKVATEKYQAIKEQMPSADDETIALLLAVNCLSTQLSREIEFDDKEQELEELRHKLVTCKQEQSKIEDSL